The Bacteroidota bacterium sequence AACGGAAAAGAATACAAAGACTATTTCCCAACCGAGATCCTTCGTTATAAAGTGACGCAGGCCCTGGTGATAGCTAAATCTGAGGACAAGTATGATATTACAGCCACTATTACAGGCGGCGGTCTTACCGGTCAGGCTGAGGCATTGCGTTTGGCAATTGCGAAGGCTATGATCACAGTTGATGATGAGCTGAGAAAAGCATTCAAAACAGATCGTCTTTTGACACGTGACCCCCGTATGGTGGAACGAAAGAAGCCCGGTCAGAAGAAGGCCCGTAAACGTTTCCAATTCAGCAAACGTTAATATTTTAATCAACCTAATAAAATTAATAATTAAACCTTGTGGTTAGCGTAGCCAAACCATTAAACTGAAAACTGATAGAATGTCAAGAACAAATTTCAACGATTTACTGGAAGCCGGTGTACACTTTGGTCACCTGCGCAGAAAATGGAACCCTGCAATGGCTCCATATATCTTCACTGAGAAGAATGGAATTCATATTATTGATCTGAATAAGACTGTCGCTAAGATTGATGAAGCCGCGGCTGCGTTGAAGCAAATTGCCCGCACAGGTAAAAAAATATTATTTGTCGCTACCAAAAAGCAAGGTAAAGAGATCGTTGCCGAAAAGGTAAAACGCATTAACATGCCTTATGTTACTGAGCGCTGGCCCGGTGGTATGCTTACAAACTTTGCTACAATCCGTAAAGCTATACGCAAAATGGCTTTGATCGATAAGATGTCGACTGACGGAACATATAATAACATCTCTAAAAAGGAGCGTTTGATGATTGCACGTGAGCGCGCCAAACTTGAATCACAATTAGGCAGTGTGGCCGATCTTACACGTCTTCCTGCAGCCTTGTTCGTCGTTGACATTATGAAGGAGCACATTGCTGTTGCTGAAGCAAAGCGTTTAAACATTCCTACTTACGCGATTGTTGATACAAATTCAGATCCGAATAAAGTTGACCTGCCTATTCCGGGTAATGATGACGCTTCATCATCGATAGCTATTATTACTGAATTAATCGTTAAAGCCATTGAAGAAGGTTTGGGCGAAAGAAAGATGGATAAAGAAGCGGCAGCTGCGGAAGAAAAAGAAAGAGCTGATGCTGAAGAGAGATCATCGAAAGAAGAAGCTGAAGAATTGATCAGCGGTTCTGCTAAATTGAAAAAATATTCTGAAGAAGAAGCGCGTCCGGAAGGGGTTGCAACAAAACAGCGTCCGAGAAAAGGTGCTGCACCTGCAGGCGGTGGTCGTGGAGGGTCATCTTCAGGTCGTCCGGGTGGGCCATCAAGTCGCCCAGGCGGACCAAGAAAGAAATAATTAATTAAATCAAATTTTTAGTATACCATGTCAACTATAACTGCTGCTGATGTAAATAAGTTAAGACAAACTACCGGTGCGGGTATGATGGATTGTAAGAAAGCTCTTACAGAAGCCGAAGGCGATTTTGAAAAGGCCATTGAACTGCTTCGTAAAAAAGGTCAAAAGGTTGCTGCAAGCCGCAGCGACAGAGCCACTAACGAAGGCGTTGTTATTGCAAAGACCACAACCGATAATAAACGCGGTGTTTTGGTGGTTGTGAACTGCGAAACGGATTTTGTTGCAAAGAACGAAGAGTTCACTCAGTTTGTAAACCAGATCGCGCAGATAGCTATTGACAAGCAGCCTAAAACCATAGAAGAATTAAAATCATTATCCTATAACGGAAACGGACTTACCATTGCCGATAAGATCATTGAGCAGGTAGGTAAAATAGGTGAGAAAATTGAATTGAGTCGTTATGATGTAGTGGAAGCGGCTAATGTAAGCGCTTATATTCATCCGGGAAATAAATTAGCGACTGTAGTTGGTTTCAATAAACCGGATGTTGCGACAGCTGTTCAGAAGGACATTGCAATGCAGGTTGCCGCCATGGCTCCTGTAGCGCTTGATAAATCAGACGTTGATCCAAAATTAGTTGAAAAAGAATTGGAAATAGCCCGTGATCTTATCCGCCAGGAAGGTAAACCGGAAGATATGATTGAAAAGATAGCCCAGGGTAAGATCAATAAATTTTATAAAGAGTCAACCCTGTTGAACCAGGAGTTCATTAAAGACAGTAAAAAAACGGTAGCCCAATACCTCAAGGAGTCCGACAACGGGCTCTCGGTAACAGGCTTCAAACGCTATTCATTAAGCTAAAATTAAATCCTCCGTTTTCGGGGGATTTTTTTTTGATTATAAGATTTTAATAGCAACTTTTGGCTCTTTCATTTCATTATGCCCTACATCTCGCATATTCACCGCACATTGGTCTAAACATAGACCCAAATGAAAACACCAAATATAATTTCAAGTATCACAGTATTAATTATTCTTTTAACCATTGCTTGTAAGAGGGATCCCAAAACTGTTCCAAATAAAGGAACCATATTAGCTCCACAAAATTTATTGGACTATGCTTACTTTAAAGTGGGGACATGGTGGGTATATAAGGATAGTATAACCAATAAACGCGATAGCTTGTATGTTACTTCAGCATCAAGGGGAACATACATAATAACAGAAAAGGATAATGTTGGTTATACAGGCACTTTTGAATTCTTTTCTACCAGGTATCAGGATACAATAGGTAAAAATTATATTCATTCGTTTGATGGAACATGGGTTGACAACAACGGAAGAGGGAGTGTTTTTTGGTATGGCGAAATTCCTGGGTATTATCAAGGAACGGGTCTTTTAATGACAAATAAATTTGTTAAAAATGATATTACTTATGGAAAGAGTGATGGTATAAAGGGGGAAGATTTAACTTGCATGGGGGCTATAGATAGTATTTCTACAATGTTTGGCGTGTATAAAAACATTGTGCGATTTGACGACACCTACCAGTTTGCTGAGTGGAAAAACCGAACACAGGTTTATATTGGTAAAAGCATAGGTATTGTAAAAAAAGTTTTGCTCGACAGCAACCATGTATGGATCCTTGAAAAGTATAATATTATCCAATAAAAATATTCTTTATGAGAATCGTCGCGATCTTATTGTTTCCGGAAGAATGCAGGTGGAGAACAAAAGCCTTGACACAAGAGATTAAAAATAAGTAATAGCTATTTCAATGAAAAACCTTGGATTTCTGTTCTGTTTTCTGATCCACATTTCCTACGCTTTAAGTGCACAGGAGAAATGTTGTGTTTATCATTTTAAACTTGACTTTTTAAATAGCTTATAAATATATGACCAAGATTATACAGAAAATTATATTGTTATTGGCTTTAACATTACAAATTAATTGTATAGGAGCCGTCCAAGATTCAACAAAATTCAAAAAAGATTGGGGAAATATTGGTTTTGGTATTGCATCAAATAAACACCTGACTCAAGGTATGAACGATTTTAATCTTGGGATAAATTACAATCGATTAATTGGTAAACTCTGTTATCAAATCGGATTTAATGGAAATATATTCGCTCAGACACTATATCTCAACTGTATCAATCTCAATGTCGGCTACAGATTATTTGATAGATTTTATTTACTAAGTGGCTTTATAGGGCCCGGATTCATGTGGGGGAATAAAAAAATAACTTCTAACAGTGGAATAGAGTGGCCTTCGTATTCTAGCATTGGATTATCATCAAATATTCAGGTGATTGTTAAACCATTAAAAGATTTAGGAATTGGGACAGAATTTTTTTTTAACATAAATCATGTTCAGAGTAATATAGGCTTACGAATTGTAATTCATTTATCTAATGGCAAATAAGGAATTATAAACTTATAATAATGAAAAAGGTAATATCAATGTGGGATGGAGAATACCAGAATTATCGTGAACGTATAAAACACATACCAAGTTGACCAAGAATCTAACCGAATTATTTGACTTTATCTACTATTTAGTCTAATTTGCTACTACAAATGTATACCAACTGTGGAAAATTTATTTTCCACAGTACCATTTCCAAATGTACAACCAAAACATTGCAACCATGAAAACATTTACAAATAGAAATTATTATACAAAAGCAACATGCTTAATAAGTATAATATTACTTTTTGCTATGAAAATCGCTTTTGCCCAAGATGACTGCGATAATGATGGTAATAAAAGTTGGATGCTGAAGGGAAATAAAATAAAACAAAAAAATTTCTTAGGTACAACTAACGATTTCCCCCTCATTTTTAAAACAAACAATATTGAACGTATTCGCATTGCTAACGCCTCCGGCAATGTAGGAATTGGAGTTACTAATCCAGGTGAAAAACTTGAAGTAAATGGAAATATTAAAACAACTGGCAGTATTATTGCCCAAACGCTGAACATTACTAGCAACACAACGGTTAATCAAATTACTGCCAATAATATAACTGCTTCACATTTTCTTTCACCTAATGGAATCATCCATTTAGGCGACAGTTCGCTTACGTACGACCAGAATAAAAATATTATTTCGTGGTCTTGGGGAAATTATTCCGGAAATCCTCATCCTTATGTTGGGGGATTGAAGATTGCTAGAACCAACACCCCAGCCGGAAATATATATAACAGTATGCTTGCCTATGGAAGTGGTTCCCTCTCTTTTGGAGTATTAACTGGGACAACGTTTGGCGCAACACATTCAATCGTAATGGGTAGCGGACCTGCTTTTAGCACGCCTTTGATAAATAATATAGCCAGTTCATTGATGATAGGCTTCAACAGTGATTTGCCTACTTTATTTATTGGGTCTGCAAGTGGAGTTGGTACTACTGGTAATG is a genomic window containing:
- the rpsB gene encoding 30S ribosomal protein S2, coding for MSRTNFNDLLEAGVHFGHLRRKWNPAMAPYIFTEKNGIHIIDLNKTVAKIDEAAAALKQIARTGKKILFVATKKQGKEIVAEKVKRINMPYVTERWPGGMLTNFATIRKAIRKMALIDKMSTDGTYNNISKKERLMIARERAKLESQLGSVADLTRLPAALFVVDIMKEHIAVAEAKRLNIPTYAIVDTNSDPNKVDLPIPGNDDASSSIAIITELIVKAIEEGLGERKMDKEAAAAEEKERADAEERSSKEEAEELISGSAKLKKYSEEEARPEGVATKQRPRKGAAPAGGGRGGSSSGRPGGPSSRPGGPRKK
- the rpsI gene encoding 30S ribosomal protein S9 translates to MDVINTSGRRKTSVARIYAAKGKGEITVNGKEYKDYFPTEILRYKVTQALVIAKSEDKYDITATITGGGLTGQAEALRLAIAKAMITVDDELRKAFKTDRLLTRDPRMVERKKPGQKKARKRFQFSKR
- a CDS encoding elongation factor Ts; amino-acid sequence: MSTITAADVNKLRQTTGAGMMDCKKALTEAEGDFEKAIELLRKKGQKVAASRSDRATNEGVVIAKTTTDNKRGVLVVVNCETDFVAKNEEFTQFVNQIAQIAIDKQPKTIEELKSLSYNGNGLTIADKIIEQVGKIGEKIELSRYDVVEAANVSAYIHPGNKLATVVGFNKPDVATAVQKDIAMQVAAMAPVALDKSDVDPKLVEKELEIARDLIRQEGKPEDMIEKIAQGKINKFYKESTLLNQEFIKDSKKTVAQYLKESDNGLSVTGFKRYSLS